Proteins co-encoded in one Actinobacillus succinogenes 130Z genomic window:
- the infB gene encoding translation initiation factor IF-2 yields MTEKEQNAENAPKKLSLKRREKTTVSATTAGGKAKAVQVEVRKSRKIDTEAAIKAAEAAKLKAQEEAEAKAKAEAEKAEQEKATAAKVREKAAKPTKAEAKPENSTVAKAADPEKEKRKAEEAELRRKADELARQKAEEQARKAAEDAKRYAEAAKDTVEHHNDSDDFSDYHLTSSYAREAEDEDNRRRENHIRTGKNKVTKAKKGGRDDNGSKDERSADRRNQKDMRGKGKQSKQGKRGSTLQQAFTKPAQVTKSDVVIGETITVAELANKMAIKATEIIKTMMKMGEMVTINQVLDQETAQLVAEELGHKVILRKENELEESVLEDRDVNAEKVQRAPVVTIMGHVDHGKTSLLDYIRKAKVAAGEAGGITQHIGAYHVETKGKIITFLDTPGHAAFTSMRARGAKATDIVVLVVAADDGVMPQTIEAIQHARAAGVPIVVAVNKIDKPEANPERVEQELLQYDVVAEKFGGDVQFVYVSAKKGSGVDDLLDAILLQSEVLELTAVKDGMASGVVIESYLDKGRGPVATILVQSGTLKRGDIVLCGFEFGRVRAMRDEDGKDINEAGPSIPVEVLGLSGVPAAGDEATVVRDEKKAREVALYRQGKFREVKLARQQKAKLENMFSNMSEGDVAELNVIVKADVQGSVEAIVQSLQELSTEEVKVKVVGSGVGGITETDATLAAASNAIMVGFNVRADASARRVIENENIDLRYYSIIYELLNEIKAAMSGMLQPEFKQEIIGLAEVRDIFRHPKFGAIAGCMVTEGIVKRNNPIRVLRDNVVIFEGELESLRRFKDDVNEVRNGMECGIGVKNYNDVKVGDQIEVFEVVEVKRSI; encoded by the coding sequence ATGACAGAAAAAGAACAAAATGCGGAAAACGCACCAAAAAAACTGAGTTTGAAACGCCGTGAAAAAACGACGGTAAGCGCAACCACAGCAGGCGGTAAAGCGAAAGCGGTTCAGGTTGAAGTGCGAAAATCCCGGAAAATCGATACCGAGGCTGCGATTAAAGCGGCGGAAGCGGCAAAATTAAAAGCACAAGAAGAAGCGGAAGCAAAAGCCAAAGCGGAAGCCGAAAAAGCCGAACAGGAAAAAGCGACGGCTGCGAAAGTCCGGGAAAAAGCAGCAAAACCGACGAAAGCCGAAGCAAAACCGGAAAACAGTACGGTGGCAAAAGCGGCGGATCCTGAAAAAGAAAAACGTAAAGCGGAAGAAGCGGAGCTGCGCCGTAAGGCGGACGAGTTAGCCCGTCAAAAAGCGGAAGAACAGGCTCGTAAAGCGGCGGAAGACGCGAAACGTTATGCCGAAGCGGCAAAGGATACCGTTGAACATCATAATGATTCCGATGATTTTTCCGATTACCATTTAACTTCAAGCTATGCCCGGGAAGCGGAGGACGAAGACAACCGTCGCCGTGAAAATCATATCCGTACAGGTAAAAATAAAGTTACCAAGGCTAAAAAAGGCGGTCGTGACGATAACGGGTCGAAAGACGAACGCAGTGCGGATCGCCGTAATCAGAAAGATATGAGAGGAAAAGGTAAACAAAGCAAACAAGGCAAACGGGGCAGTACCCTGCAACAGGCTTTTACCAAACCGGCACAAGTTACGAAAAGCGATGTGGTGATCGGCGAAACCATTACCGTAGCGGAATTAGCCAATAAAATGGCGATAAAAGCAACGGAAATCATCAAAACCATGATGAAAATGGGAGAAATGGTAACCATCAACCAAGTGCTCGATCAAGAAACCGCACAATTGGTGGCGGAAGAATTGGGGCATAAAGTGATTCTGCGCAAAGAAAACGAACTGGAAGAATCGGTGTTGGAAGATCGTGATGTGAATGCCGAAAAAGTACAACGCGCACCGGTGGTAACCATTATGGGACACGTAGATCACGGTAAAACATCATTACTTGACTATATTCGAAAAGCGAAAGTGGCGGCGGGCGAAGCCGGCGGTATTACCCAGCATATCGGTGCATACCATGTTGAAACCAAGGGTAAAATAATTACTTTCTTAGATACGCCGGGACACGCGGCGTTTACCTCAATGCGCGCGCGCGGTGCGAAAGCGACGGATATCGTGGTATTGGTCGTAGCGGCGGATGACGGCGTCATGCCGCAAACTATCGAAGCGATCCAACACGCAAGAGCGGCGGGAGTGCCGATTGTGGTTGCGGTGAACAAAATCGATAAACCGGAAGCGAATCCGGAACGCGTCGAACAAGAATTATTGCAATATGACGTTGTGGCGGAAAAATTCGGCGGTGACGTTCAGTTCGTATATGTTTCCGCTAAGAAAGGGAGCGGCGTGGACGACCTGCTTGACGCCATTCTGTTACAATCCGAAGTGCTTGAACTGACTGCCGTAAAAGACGGTATGGCAAGCGGCGTCGTAATTGAATCTTATCTGGATAAAGGTCGTGGTCCGGTTGCAACTATCTTAGTTCAGTCCGGTACGTTGAAACGCGGCGACATCGTACTTTGCGGTTTCGAATTCGGACGTGTACGCGCAATGCGCGATGAAGACGGTAAAGACATTAACGAAGCCGGTCCGTCTATTCCGGTGGAAGTGCTTGGTCTTTCCGGGGTGCCGGCGGCAGGTGACGAAGCCACCGTAGTACGCGACGAGAAAAAAGCCCGCGAAGTGGCGTTATACCGCCAAGGTAAATTCCGCGAAGTGAAACTTGCACGCCAACAAAAAGCGAAACTGGAGAATATGTTCAGCAATATGAGCGAAGGCGATGTAGCGGAATTGAACGTTATCGTAAAAGCCGACGTTCAAGGTTCGGTGGAAGCAATCGTTCAGTCGTTACAAGAACTGTCAACGGAAGAAGTGAAAGTGAAAGTGGTCGGTTCCGGCGTGGGCGGTATTACGGAAACGGATGCGACTTTAGCTGCGGCCTCCAACGCGATTATGGTCGGTTTCAACGTTCGCGCGGATGCTTCGGCACGTCGTGTGATTGAAAATGAAAATATCGATCTACGTTATTATTCGATTATTTACGAATTGCTCAACGAAATCAAAGCCGCCATGAGCGGTATGCTGCAGCCTGAATTCAAACAGGAAATTATCGGCTTGGCCGAAGTGCGCGACATATTCCGCCATCCGAAATTCGGTGCTATCGCCGGTTGTATGGTGACGGAAGGCATAGTGAAACGTAACAACCCAATCCGTGTATTACGTGATAATGTGGTGATCTTCGAAGGCGAATTGGAATCCCTCCGCCGCTTTAAAGACGATGTAAACGAAGTACGTAACGGCATGGAATGCGGTATCGGCGTGAAAAACTACAACGACGTCAAAGTCGGCGACCAAATCGAAGTTTTCGAAGTCGTCGAAGTGAAACGTTCGATTTAA
- the truB gene encoding tRNA pseudouridine(55) synthase TruB, whose protein sequence is MGRRPKKRGRDIHGVFLLDKPPGMSSNDIMQKVKRLFQANKAGHTGALDPLATGMLPICLGEATKFSQFLLDADKRYLVTAKLGERTDTSDAEGQLVQTRAVNVNLTEILTALPHFRGDLMQVPTMFSALKHQGKPLYEYARAGVTVQRQARPITIFELKFIDYNAPFLTLEVHCSKGTYIRTLIDDLGEHLGCGAHVVMLRRTAVSDYPAEKMLTWEALQQLAESADLSRLDALLLPTDSAVSKLPPLVLNEQQTKAVGFGQRIRFNNEENIYGQVRLFSAENLFLGVAEINKDNVIRPTRMVNRNNGTE, encoded by the coding sequence ATGGGCAGACGACCAAAGAAAAGAGGGCGTGACATCCATGGCGTATTTTTGCTGGATAAGCCGCCGGGCATGTCGAGCAATGATATTATGCAGAAGGTGAAGCGCCTTTTTCAGGCGAACAAAGCGGGACACACGGGCGCGTTAGACCCGCTTGCCACGGGAATGCTGCCGATTTGTTTGGGCGAAGCGACGAAATTTTCCCAGTTCCTGCTGGATGCGGATAAACGGTATCTGGTGACGGCGAAACTGGGCGAACGGACGGATACCTCCGATGCGGAAGGGCAGTTGGTGCAAACCCGTGCCGTGAATGTGAATTTAACTGAAATTCTGACCGCACTTCCGCATTTTCGCGGAGATTTAATGCAGGTGCCGACCATGTTTTCCGCGCTTAAACATCAAGGCAAACCGCTTTATGAATATGCCCGCGCAGGGGTTACCGTGCAGCGGCAAGCGCGTCCGATTACGATTTTCGAACTGAAATTTATTGACTACAACGCCCCGTTTTTAACGCTGGAAGTGCATTGTTCCAAAGGCACTTACATTCGAACTTTGATTGATGATTTGGGCGAACATCTCGGTTGCGGCGCCCATGTCGTCATGTTGCGGCGCACCGCGGTTTCCGATTATCCGGCGGAAAAAATGCTGACTTGGGAAGCGCTGCAACAGCTTGCGGAATCGGCGGATTTAAGCCGTCTCGACGCTCTTTTGCTGCCGACGGACAGTGCCGTATCCAAATTACCGCCCCTTGTTTTAAACGAACAACAAACCAAAGCCGTGGGATTCGGACAACGTATTCGTTTTAATAATGAGGAAAATATTTACGGACAAGTGCGGTTGTTTTCAGCGGAGAATTTATTTCTCGGCGTAGCGGAAATTAACAAGGATAACGTAATCCGTCCGACCCGAATGGTGAACCGGAATAACGGAACGGAATAA
- the accA gene encoding acetyl-CoA carboxylase carboxyl transferase subunit alpha has translation MSQEYLDFELPIAELEAKIESLRAVSGDDNEINLDDEIKRLQKKSEELTKKTFANLDAWQISRMARHPNRPYTLDYIQHIFTEFEELAGDRAFADDKAIVGGLARLDGRPVMVIGHQKGRTTKEKVLRNFGMPAPEGYRKALRLMEMAERFKLPIITFIDTPGAYPGVGAEERGQAEAIARNLREMSTLSVPVICTVIGEGGSGGALAIGVGDKVNMLQYSTYSVISPEGCASILWKSAEKASTAAEVMGLTAERLKELDLIDNIVTEPLGGAHRNYAETAQNLKARLLTDLEDLDVLDKDDLLDRRYQRLMSYGYC, from the coding sequence ATGAGCCAAGAATATCTGGATTTTGAATTACCTATTGCCGAATTAGAAGCGAAAATTGAATCCCTTCGCGCGGTTTCCGGCGACGATAACGAAATTAACCTGGATGACGAAATCAAACGCCTACAGAAAAAAAGCGAGGAATTGACTAAAAAAACGTTCGCCAATCTCGACGCATGGCAGATTTCCCGTATGGCTCGCCATCCGAACCGTCCTTATACGCTGGATTACATTCAACACATTTTCACCGAATTCGAAGAGCTGGCGGGTGATCGCGCCTTTGCCGACGATAAAGCTATTGTGGGCGGATTAGCGCGACTAGACGGCCGCCCGGTAATGGTTATCGGACACCAGAAAGGTCGCACCACCAAAGAAAAGGTACTGCGTAATTTCGGCATGCCGGCGCCGGAAGGTTATCGCAAAGCCTTACGTTTAATGGAAATGGCGGAACGTTTCAAACTGCCGATTATCACCTTTATCGATACGCCGGGAGCGTATCCCGGCGTAGGTGCGGAAGAACGCGGACAGGCGGAGGCCATCGCGCGTAACCTGCGTGAAATGTCTACTTTAAGCGTGCCGGTAATCTGTACCGTAATCGGCGAAGGCGGTTCCGGCGGCGCACTGGCTATCGGCGTAGGCGATAAAGTCAATATGTTGCAGTATTCCACTTATTCCGTTATTTCGCCGGAAGGTTGCGCATCCATTTTATGGAAAAGCGCGGAAAAAGCGTCCACTGCGGCGGAAGTTATGGGCTTAACCGCCGAACGTTTGAAAGAACTGGACTTAATCGACAATATTGTGACGGAACCTTTAGGCGGCGCACATCGCAATTACGCGGAAACGGCACAAAATTTAAAAGCCCGTTTATTGACCGATTTAGAGGATTTAGACGTACTGGACAAAGACGACCTGCTCGATCGTCGTTACCAGCGTCTGATGTCTTACGGTTACTGTTAA
- the thiB gene encoding thiamine ABC transporter substrate binding subunit, with product MLKKHIIFSLLSVFSFSVINSAAANAPLQVYTEEFFGADWGPGAEVKALFEQVHPRCRLDYRVFDGRNTMLNRLRLEGKKTKADVVIGLDNFQFDAAEKTGLFAKTAVNLTALSLPVRWTNQTFIPYEFGQFAFIYDKNKLKNPPESLKELVERQDLRVIYQDPRTSSMGRGFIGWMNVVYPPQRITEAWRTLAKHTVTVGKGWTETYGAFLKGEADMVFSHNTSPLYHLLKDKQDRYAAARFGDGNPYQFDTVAKIAGKNHVCADEFIDFLLSAEAQKIIIPKNVMLSSISAPIEPHFDQLKAETLNANPTKQTLSVPTDATVKQWIEIWQTELSR from the coding sequence ATGCTTAAAAAACATATCATTTTTTCTCTGCTTTCCGTTTTTTCATTTTCCGTAATCAATAGTGCGGCGGCGAATGCGCCGCTGCAGGTTTATACGGAAGAATTTTTCGGTGCCGATTGGGGACCGGGTGCCGAAGTGAAGGCATTATTCGAACAGGTACACCCCCGCTGTCGGCTGGATTACCGGGTATTCGACGGACGTAACACCATGCTGAACCGCCTGCGTCTGGAAGGTAAAAAGACCAAAGCCGATGTAGTGATCGGGCTGGATAATTTTCAGTTCGACGCGGCGGAAAAAACCGGATTATTTGCCAAAACTGCGGTAAATTTGACCGCACTTTCCTTGCCGGTCAGATGGACGAACCAAACCTTTATTCCTTACGAATTCGGACAATTTGCCTTCATTTACGATAAAAACAAACTGAAAAATCCGCCCGAAAGCCTGAAAGAACTGGTGGAACGGCAGGATTTGCGCGTGATCTATCAGGACCCGCGTACCAGTAGTATGGGACGCGGTTTTATAGGCTGGATGAACGTCGTTTATCCGCCGCAACGGATTACCGAGGCATGGCGAACGCTGGCGAAACATACGGTGACGGTAGGCAAAGGCTGGACGGAGACTTACGGCGCCTTTCTGAAGGGAGAAGCGGATATGGTATTCAGCCATAATACTTCGCCGCTTTATCATTTGTTGAAAGACAAACAGGATCGGTATGCCGCCGCCCGATTCGGTGACGGCAACCCGTACCAGTTTGATACGGTGGCCAAAATCGCCGGAAAAAATCACGTGTGTGCCGACGAATTTATTGACTTTTTGCTTTCCGCCGAAGCGCAAAAAATCATTATTCCGAAAAACGTTATGCTATCGTCAATTTCCGCGCCGATCGAACCGCACTTTGATCAATTAAAGGCGGAAACGTTAAACGCCAATCCGACTAAACAAACTTTATCCGTACCGACGGATGCCACAGTGAAACAATGGATTGAAATCTGGCAAACGGAGCTGAGCCGTTAA
- the rbfA gene encoding 30S ribosome-binding factor RbfA, with product MAREFKRSDRVAQELQKEVAVILQREVKDPRIGMVTVSDVEVSRDLAYAKIFVTFLFDNDPEAIKQGMKGLEKAAPYIRSLLGKAMRLRIVPELRFVYDQSLVEGMRMSNLVSNVIKNDEAKHVAEDSE from the coding sequence ATGGCAAGAGAATTTAAGCGTTCTGACCGTGTCGCCCAAGAGTTACAAAAAGAAGTGGCGGTGATTTTGCAGCGTGAGGTGAAAGACCCGCGTATCGGTATGGTGACGGTGTCCGACGTAGAAGTTTCCAGAGATTTGGCTTACGCTAAAATTTTTGTGACGTTTTTATTTGATAACGATCCGGAAGCGATTAAACAGGGAATGAAAGGTCTGGAAAAAGCCGCACCTTATATTCGCAGTCTTTTGGGCAAAGCCATGCGTTTGCGTATCGTGCCCGAGTTGCGTTTCGTTTACGACCAGTCTTTGGTAGAAGGCATGCGGATGTCGAATCTGGTGTCGAACGTAATTAAAAACGACGAAGCGAAACATGTGGCGGAAGACAGCGAATAA
- a CDS encoding DUF1919 domain-containing protein has protein sequence MLTILRKISNRLFRPAINKRLRRRLKNHRMSVIAGNCNGALILHDLQQQFRSPFVNLYLEPADFIRYLQNPRHYQQAELVFEQTDKPYPVAKLDDIRLYFVHYHCEREAREKWLSRSSRINWDNLFVMTTDRDGCTEQNIADFDALPYPNKVIFTHKAYPQFTSAYYIRGFENQSEVGDLFEFSGWFGKKYYDQFDYVAWFNGNDG, from the coding sequence ATGCTAACCATTTTACGTAAAATTTCAAACCGTCTGTTTCGTCCGGCGATTAACAAACGGTTGCGGCGACGGTTGAAAAATCACCGCATGTCGGTGATTGCCGGTAACTGCAACGGCGCACTGATTCTGCACGATTTACAGCAACAATTCCGCTCGCCGTTTGTGAATCTGTATCTGGAACCGGCGGATTTCATTCGTTATCTGCAAAATCCCCGTCATTATCAGCAGGCGGAATTGGTTTTCGAACAAACGGATAAACCTTATCCCGTAGCGAAACTGGACGATATCCGGCTATATTTCGTTCATTATCATTGCGAACGGGAAGCGCGGGAAAAATGGCTGAGTCGTTCGTCCCGCATTAATTGGGACAATCTGTTTGTGATGACGACGGATCGCGACGGTTGTACCGAACAAAACATCGCAGATTTCGATGCGTTACCCTATCCGAACAAAGTGATTTTCACGCACAAGGCATATCCGCAATTTACCTCCGCTTATTATATTCGCGGATTTGAAAATCAATCGGAAGTGGGTGATTTGTTCGAGTTCTCCGGCTGGTTCGGTAAAAAATACTACGACCAATTCGATTATGTGGCATGGTTTAACGGAAATGACGGTTAA
- the tilS gene encoding tRNA lysidine(34) synthetase TilS yields MSLLSEFQAQLQHSRYLIAFSGGADSTALLALFAKSRQNRPHLQLRAIHIHHGLNVAANDWAAHCRRICEKLEVPLIIERVEINKKSGIEQGAREARYAAIRCHRHADEIVATAHHLQDQTETFLLALKRGSGIKGLGAMQRESRLYGMPIFRPLLPFGKTELENYLRAQSLDWIEDDSNADNRYDRNFLRNRILPVLRRRWTDFDLAVSRSAQHCYEQERLIRELLTPAFEKNYRKTDRTFALSDFAGYSPNKQNALLRMWLTACRVPMPEKMQLAQLIRDVVFAKPDAVPQFVLGEQVIRRYQNRLYLTPHYADVTDFRARLTVNKTVELPDNLGRLHLIKNTKNLTALWQYEDWQYSADFPLGEQQISVGFGYAGKVKLHARDMSRDIKKVWQKYAVPPWRRTRIPLIFVDGKLKSAVGFFDVF; encoded by the coding sequence ATGAGTTTACTGTCCGAATTCCAAGCGCAACTGCAGCATTCCCGTTACCTGATCGCATTCAGCGGCGGTGCCGATTCCACCGCTTTGCTGGCGTTATTTGCAAAATCCCGGCAAAACCGACCGCACTTACAATTACGCGCCATTCATATCCACCACGGGCTCAATGTCGCGGCGAACGACTGGGCGGCGCACTGCCGACGGATTTGTGAAAAACTGGAAGTTCCGTTAATTATCGAACGGGTGGAAATCAACAAAAAAAGCGGCATAGAACAAGGCGCGCGTGAAGCCCGTTACGCAGCGATTCGCTGTCACCGGCACGCCGATGAAATCGTAGCTACCGCCCATCATTTGCAGGATCAAACGGAAACCTTCCTCCTTGCGTTAAAACGAGGCAGCGGTATTAAAGGACTGGGCGCGATGCAACGGGAAAGCCGTTTATACGGTATGCCGATTTTCCGTCCGCTACTGCCCTTCGGCAAAACCGAACTGGAAAACTATTTGCGTGCGCAATCACTGGACTGGATTGAAGACGACAGCAACGCCGATAACCGTTATGATCGCAATTTTCTGCGTAATCGGATTCTGCCGGTATTGCGCCGTCGCTGGACGGATTTTGATCTCGCCGTCAGCCGTTCCGCTCAGCATTGTTATGAACAGGAACGGCTCATTCGGGAATTGTTAACGCCGGCATTCGAAAAAAACTATCGTAAAACCGACCGCACTTTTGCGCTTTCGGACTTCGCCGGGTACAGCCCGAACAAGCAAAACGCTTTATTGCGTATGTGGCTAACGGCGTGTCGTGTGCCGATGCCGGAAAAAATGCAATTGGCGCAACTGATTCGGGATGTGGTTTTTGCCAAGCCCGACGCCGTTCCTCAATTCGTTTTGGGCGAACAAGTCATTCGCCGCTATCAAAACCGACTGTATCTGACGCCGCATTATGCCGATGTGACGGATTTCCGCGCACGGCTTACGGTTAATAAAACGGTCGAACTGCCCGATAATTTGGGGCGATTACATCTGATTAAAAATACAAAAAATCTGACCGCACTTTGGCAATACGAAGACTGGCAATATTCTGCGGATTTCCCCCTCGGCGAACAGCAAATCAGCGTAGGATTCGGTTACGCCGGCAAAGTGAAATTGCATGCCCGGGATATGAGTCGGGATATAAAGAAAGTCTGGCAGAAATACGCCGTACCGCCTTGGCGGCGCACCCGCATTCCGTTAATTTTTGTGGACGGGAAACTGAAAAGTGCGGTCGGTTTTTTCGATGTTTTTTAA
- the thiP gene encoding thiamine/thiamine pyrophosphate ABC transporter permease ThiP encodes MNVLPLKLRRLSRLRPRHYAGGICVFAFLLVLYGGSLNAVYSAGDTPLRQVWQNLWQDAYLKRILWFSFMQSGLSALLSVIFGVLFARAFFYRLFRGKTVLLRLFSLTFVLPSLVAVFGLLGVYGGSGWLAQTARFFHLNWQPDIYGLPGILIAHLFFNLPLAARLFLQSYQAIPNQQRQLAAQLGIRGWQFVRLIELPYLRQQFFPASVLIFMLCFTSFAIVLTLGGGPQYSTLEVAVYQAIIFDFDLAGAALYASLQIVFGLLLFGIGNLAGKIPEGQLSQRELWFAQQSSAVGFLQILVIVVATVFIVLPLGNIVAGALFSQQFFSAWQNPQLWRAMGYSFTIAPSSAFLSLLMAVALLQLVRRLNWLKLPFLARLLMNGGMLILAVPMLVLAVGLFLQLQRLDFGTAHLFVVVVLCNALTALPFAIRILAVPMNNNMQYYENLCQSLGIRGWQRFRLIEWQNLAPSMKYAFALATALSLGDFTAIALFGGQDFTSLPYLLYQQLGSYRGDEASVTALVLLLVCFGLFLAVEKQYD; translated from the coding sequence ATGAACGTTCTTCCTCTGAAATTACGCCGGTTAAGCCGATTGCGTCCGCGCCATTATGCGGGCGGTATTTGTGTCTTCGCCTTTTTGCTTGTGCTTTACGGCGGCAGCCTGAATGCCGTGTATTCTGCGGGCGACACGCCGTTGCGGCAGGTATGGCAGAATTTATGGCAGGATGCCTATTTGAAACGGATATTGTGGTTCAGTTTTATGCAGTCGGGATTGTCCGCATTATTATCGGTCATTTTCGGCGTTCTTTTCGCCCGTGCGTTTTTTTATCGCCTTTTTCGCGGCAAGACGGTTTTACTGCGATTGTTTTCACTGACTTTCGTGTTGCCGTCGCTGGTTGCGGTGTTCGGTTTGTTGGGCGTATACGGCGGGTCGGGCTGGCTGGCGCAGACAGCCCGTTTTTTCCATTTGAACTGGCAACCGGATATTTACGGCTTACCGGGCATTTTAATCGCTCATTTGTTTTTTAATCTGCCTTTGGCGGCGCGTTTGTTTTTGCAAAGTTACCAGGCTATTCCTAATCAACAGCGGCAACTGGCGGCTCAGCTCGGTATTCGCGGTTGGCAGTTTGTCCGGTTGATTGAACTGCCGTATTTGCGACAGCAGTTTTTTCCCGCTTCGGTATTGATTTTCATGTTGTGTTTTACCAGTTTCGCCATCGTACTGACGCTCGGCGGCGGACCGCAATACAGTACGCTGGAAGTGGCGGTTTACCAAGCGATAATCTTTGATTTTGATCTTGCCGGGGCGGCGTTGTACGCTTCGTTGCAGATTGTGTTTGGTTTACTGCTGTTCGGTATCGGTAATTTGGCGGGCAAAATACCGGAAGGACAGCTGTCCCAGCGGGAATTATGGTTTGCGCAGCAATCAAGTGCGGTCGGATTTTTGCAGATTTTGGTGATTGTCGTCGCTACCGTTTTTATTGTTTTGCCGCTGGGAAATATCGTCGCCGGCGCGTTGTTTTCTCAACAGTTTTTCAGTGCGTGGCAGAATCCGCAACTGTGGCGGGCCATGGGCTATTCCTTTACCATTGCACCGTCTTCCGCTTTTCTTTCGTTATTGATGGCGGTCGCACTTTTGCAGCTCGTGCGTCGCTTAAACTGGTTGAAACTACCGTTTTTGGCCCGTCTTTTAATGAACGGCGGCATGCTGATTCTGGCGGTGCCGATGCTGGTGTTGGCGGTCGGTTTGTTTTTGCAGCTGCAAAGGCTGGATTTCGGCACGGCGCATTTATTTGTCGTAGTAGTGCTGTGTAACGCTTTAACCGCACTGCCTTTTGCGATTCGTATTCTGGCGGTGCCCATGAACAACAACATGCAATATTACGAAAATCTGTGTCAGTCGCTGGGCATTCGCGGTTGGCAGCGTTTCCGCCTGATTGAATGGCAAAATCTGGCGCCATCGATGAAATATGCTTTCGCGCTGGCGACGGCATTATCTTTAGGCGATTTCACCGCTATCGCCTTATTCGGCGGACAGGATTTCACCTCGCTGCCGTATTTACTGTATCAACAGCTCGGCAGTTATCGCGGTGATGAAGCCTCTGTCACGGCGTTGGTACTGTTATTAGTGTGTTTCGGTTTATTTTTGGCAGTAGAAAAGCAATATGATTAA
- the pdxY gene encoding pyridoxal kinase PdxY, whose product MKNVLSIQSHVVFGYAGNKSSTFPMQLSGIDVWALNTVQFSNHTQYGKWTGMVVPHQQIPEIADGIDAIGELKNCDAVLSGYIGSADQVAEIVKVSHLVKTRNAAALYLCDPVMGSAEKGCVVADGVREGLIDIALPQADIITPNLLELRELSGLRAENFEQAVIAAQHLLTKGPKTVIVKHLGSAGKYPGKFDMLLANREGVWCLSRPLYPFAKDPVGVGDLIAGLFLANLLNGKSEPEAFELTGNAVNDVMEITHKLNSYELQLIEARHAIMAPQNRYKAEKIA is encoded by the coding sequence ATGAAAAACGTTTTATCCATTCAATCCCATGTCGTTTTCGGTTATGCCGGTAACAAATCGTCCACCTTCCCGATGCAGTTAAGCGGTATTGATGTGTGGGCGTTAAATACCGTGCAATTTTCCAACCATACTCAATACGGAAAATGGACGGGAATGGTGGTTCCCCATCAACAAATTCCTGAAATCGCCGACGGTATTGACGCCATCGGCGAACTGAAAAATTGCGATGCGGTACTTTCCGGCTATATCGGTTCCGCCGATCAAGTGGCGGAAATCGTGAAAGTCTCTCATCTGGTTAAAACCCGTAACGCCGCTGCCCTTTATCTATGCGACCCGGTGATGGGCAGCGCGGAAAAAGGTTGCGTAGTCGCAGACGGCGTACGTGAAGGCTTAATCGACATCGCCTTGCCGCAGGCGGATATTATTACCCCTAATCTGTTGGAGCTGCGCGAATTAAGCGGACTTCGAGCGGAAAATTTCGAACAGGCGGTTATCGCCGCACAGCATTTGCTGACCAAAGGACCGAAAACCGTGATCGTGAAGCATTTGGGTTCCGCCGGTAAGTATCCCGGCAAATTCGATATGTTACTGGCAAACCGAGAAGGCGTTTGGTGTTTATCCCGTCCGCTTTATCCTTTTGCAAAAGATCCGGTGGGAGTCGGCGATTTAATTGCCGGACTGTTCTTAGCCAATCTGCTGAACGGCAAATCCGAACCGGAAGCCTTTGAATTAACGGGTAATGCCGTGAATGACGTGATGGAAATCACTCACAAACTGAATTCCTACGAATTGCAGTTAATTGAAGCCCGCCACGCGATTATGGCGCCTCAAAACCGATACAAAGCGGAAAAAATCGCTTAA